The stretch of DNA ATAAAACTGTTAGCACTTGATGTGGACGGCGTAATGACAGACGGCTCCATCACTTATACCGACCTCGGACAGGAGTTAAAAACCTTCAATGCCAAAGACGGTCAAGGCATAGCAATGCTTACTAAACTGGGTTTTCATGTCGCTATTATTACGGCAAGAAATTCTCAAATTGTCGACACCCGCGCAAGAGATTTAGGTGTTAAATATGTTTATCAAGGCTGCAAAAATAAACTTCTGCAGCTTGAAGAGCTAAAAACTACGCTTGGAATAAATTATGATGAGATAGCATATATGGGAGATGATTTGCCTGATATATGCATTCTGGAAAAGGTAGCTGTAAAAGCCTGTCCGAATGATGCCGTTGCCGAAGTAAAACAAATTTGTAATTTTATTGCAAAGAAAAACGGCGGCAGAGGGGCTATCAGAGAACTCACTGATATTTTATATACAGCCGTTAAATTCAAGTCAGACAAAAAAGAACACAAGGTGGATTTACCGCCGGTGAACAGATAGAAAGGCAGCTTATGTACAACTCTAAACCGTTTTTTTTCGATTCAACATTGAGAGATGGTAACCAATCTCTTCGCAAACCCTGGGATTTAAAAGAAAAAGAATTAGTGTTCAGACTCTTAATGGAGCTGGGGGTGCAAGGTGTTGAAGCAGGTTTTGCAGGTTCAAGTGAAATGGATTTTGATGCCTGCCAATATCTGGCTGAAATTGCCAACGAAAGCACGGTTGTCTGTTCTTTAGCAAGAACTGTAGAGAGGGATATAACTATCGCGGCAGATGCAATAAAAAATGCAAAAAAGCCAAGAATACACACCTTTGTAACTTTAAGCCCGTTTAATATGAAATATGTGCTTCAAAAAGACCCTGATGATGTAAGGAAAATCGCAATAGATGCGGTAAGATATGCCCGCAGCCTTATGGGCGAAAGAGGCGAAGTACAATTTTCGGCAGAACACTTTGGCGACTGTTTGGATAATATGCCCTTTGTTATAGATACTCTTCAAGATGTTGTATCAGCGGGAGCAAACGTTATTAACCTGCCGAATACAGTAGAGCGAA from Candidatus Gastranaerophilales bacterium encodes:
- a CDS encoding HAD hydrolase family protein: MNKILQNIKLLALDVDGVMTDGSITYTDLGQELKTFNAKDGQGIAMLTKLGFHVAIITARNSQIVDTRARDLGVKYVYQGCKNKLLQLEELKTTLGINYDEIAYMGDDLPDICILEKVAVKACPNDAVAEVKQICNFIAKKNGGRGAIRELTDILYTAVKFKSDKKEHKVDLPPVNR